CGCTTATCGGATTCCTGATTAAAACCCTCAAAAGTCTTTCTGATATGGGACTCTGTTTTCTTGGCTGCGTAATTCAATATTTGGGGTGCGAACATTCTTACCAGAATCTTTAGCAAATAATACACCAAAAGAATTACCAATATTGCCTTTAAAAATGCCATTTATTTAGATTGTTATATATCAAAAATACAATTATCACGTTGTATTACTAGATTCAAAGTATTAAAATAATTATAAAGTCGTTTCCATGGGCAAACCCTTTAGTACCAAAAGAATCCTATTTCAAATTTTAGTTGGGTCTATCGTTCACTTTAGTGCCGTTGCACAATATACGGATGTCATTAATTCCAATAGACCGGGACTTTCCGTTAGCGCCTATGCAGTGGGCAAAAACGTGGTACAGGCAGAAATGGGCCTATTTTATGAGCAAAGCGACCATACGCTGCTTAATACACAATCCGATCTTTGGGGAACAAATTTTTCTCTTCGTTATGGGCTACTTTTTGAGCAATTGGAACTAAACTATGAAGGCACCTTCCAAGATCAAGATATTATCTATAATAACTTCGACCTAAAAGCGAAAAGAAGGGATTTCTCCAGAAATAGGCTCGGATTAAAGTTCTTGGTATATGACCCATATAAAAATCCGGAACGGAATAAACCAAATCTTTATAGCTGGCGTGCCAACCACAAATTTCAATTTAAAAATCTGCTTCCGGCCATATCTATTTACGCCGGCGCCAATTTTGTATTAGGAGACAATCCCTACTATCCTGGAGAACCTACCATTTCACCAAGAGCCATGATTGCAACTCAAAGTAGATTGACCCCAAGAATGGTCATGATTACCAATACGGCCTACGATAGAATTGGTACGGATGACCCTGAGTTGAGTTATTTAATATCTTTTTCCCATGCCTTTAGAAACCCTAAATGGAGCGCATTCATGGAGCACCAAGGTATACAGAGCGATAGATATTCCGATTTATTGTTACGAGGAGGAGTCGCCTATTTGATCAATGAACGCGTTCAGGTAGACCTTGGACTTGGGGCAAGCTTCAAAAATACACCTTCCCGAGTGTTTGTTAGTGCTGGAGGATCCTACCGGTTCGATTTTCATAAGGACAAGCTAATCCCAATAGACGACCAGAACCCTATAGGTTCCGGGGGACCTATCAAGAAAAACTCCATGAAAAAGGAAAAACGGAAAAATAAAAAGTCAAGGGGAAATGGCGCTGAAGATATTGATTTAGGTCCGTCCAAAAAACAATTGAGAAAACTCAAAAAGGCCCAAAAGAAAAACAACAGGGACGATAGCGAAATAGATTTTTAATCAATCCCGATACTACACCAATTTAACTTGACCTTTCTTTCAGGTATTGATTAATATTCCTAATATTGATGCTTCTAATATTCATCAATGATAACAATCAAAGAGGTTTCAAGCAAAGAAGATTTGAGAAAGTTTGTAACCTTTCCCTTTTCACTTTACAAGGATTCGCCATATTGGGTTCCGCCCATTATCAAAGATGAACTGGACACGTTTAACAAGGATAAAAACCCCATATTCAAAGATGCAGAAGCTTGGTATTTTCTTGCTTACGATGGTGATAAAATAGTAGGTAGGATAGCCGCGATAATTAATAATTTAGAGGTAAACCACCAGAAAGTGAAAAAAATGAGGTTTGGTTGGTTTGATTTTATTGATAACACGGAGGTATCCAAACTTCTTCTTGATAAGGTAGCAGAAATAGGTTCTCGCAATGGTCTGGAATATATGGAAGGGCCAGTAGGGTTTTCCAACCTGGATAAGGTGGGGGTGCTTGTGGAAGGCTTTGATCATATAGGCTCCATGATAACTTGGTACAATTATCCTTACTATGAAAGCCATTACAAAAATCTTGGGTTTGTAAAGGAAAAGGAATACATGGAAAATAAATTTCCTGCCAGTAATGCTGACCCTGCCCTCTTCACAAAATTGAATGATCTCGTCAAAAAAAGATATGGTTTAACTGAAATGAACTTTAGCACTAGCAAGGAGGTAATGCCCTATGCCGATGAAATGTTCGATCTTTTCAATGAAACCTATTCCAAACTTTCGTCGTTTGTGCCCATTACGGAAAAACAAAAAGCGTATTTCAAGAAAAAGTACATCAGTTTTATTAATCCGGA
This window of the Maribacter cobaltidurans genome carries:
- a CDS encoding transporter, which gives rise to MGKPFSTKRILFQILVGSIVHFSAVAQYTDVINSNRPGLSVSAYAVGKNVVQAEMGLFYEQSDHTLLNTQSDLWGTNFSLRYGLLFEQLELNYEGTFQDQDIIYNNFDLKAKRRDFSRNRLGLKFLVYDPYKNPERNKPNLYSWRANHKFQFKNLLPAISIYAGANFVLGDNPYYPGEPTISPRAMIATQSRLTPRMVMITNTAYDRIGTDDPELSYLISFSHAFRNPKWSAFMEHQGIQSDRYSDLLLRGGVAYLINERVQVDLGLGASFKNTPSRVFVSAGGSYRFDFHKDKLIPIDDQNPIGSGGPIKKNSMKKEKRKNKKSRGNGAEDIDLGPSKKQLRKLKKAQKKNNRDDSEIDF
- a CDS encoding DUF4834 family protein, giving the protein MAFLKAILVILLVYYLLKILVRMFAPQILNYAAKKTESHIRKTFEGFNQESDKRDEQVGDVIINKKSTAKKSKSEKVGEYIDFEELD
- a CDS encoding GTP cyclohydrolase: MITIKEVSSKEDLRKFVTFPFSLYKDSPYWVPPIIKDELDTFNKDKNPIFKDAEAWYFLAYDGDKIVGRIAAIINNLEVNHQKVKKMRFGWFDFIDNTEVSKLLLDKVAEIGSRNGLEYMEGPVGFSNLDKVGVLVEGFDHIGSMITWYNYPYYESHYKNLGFVKEKEYMENKFPASNADPALFTKLNDLVKKRYGLTEMNFSTSKEVMPYADEMFDLFNETYSKLSSFVPITEKQKAYFKKKYISFINPEYIKFIRDKNEKLIAFAIVMPSYSKALQKANGKLLPFGIFHLLRAKKNSKDVTFYLIGIHPDYQNKGVTAVIFNEYYKTFKEKGIEMCYRTPELEENIAIKQMWKHFDPVIYKRRRTFRKSL